A segment of the Desulfurobacterium indicum genome:
AGGACGAATGTGAAAGTGCCAAGCTTGACACTTCAAAAATAGCTGTAATATGTGGAAAATCGGCACTCCATCACGGCTATGCCGACTTTGTGAAAAAACAGTTTGAAAACGTTGAAATATTTGACGATGTGATGTCTGATCCATCGGTAGAGCTTGCAAAAGAACTCACAGAAAAAGTAAAAGACTTTAACCCTTCCCTCATTGTGGCAATTGGAGGGGGAAGTGCCATCGACCTTGCAAAAGTTATTTCCGGTTTATTAAACAATGAAGGAGATGTGGAAGAATTTATCGGAGTACCTGAGTGTTTTAAAAATCCAGCTGTTCCCCTCGTTGCTGTACCAACAACAAGTGGTTCAGGCTCAGAAGTAACACCCTACGCTGTACTCACAAATAAAAAGGAATGGAAAAAAGCACCTCTTATAAGTAGCTATCTTTTTCCTGTAATCGCAATTGATGACCCTGAACTTACAGTAACCATGCCGTCCCACGTAACGGCAAATACGGGCATAGACGCACTTACCCACTGTATGGAAGCTTTAGTTTCCAAAAGAGCAACTCCAATATCAAAACTCTATTCCCTTGAAGGTATTAAGCTAATAACAAAATATCTACCGCGGGCTTTTGGAAATCCACGAGATATAGAAGCAAGAGAAAAAGTTATGCTTGGAAGCATGTTCGGAGGAATGGCAATAACAGACGCGGGGGCAGGTCTTGTCCACACATTGGCACATATCCTTGGCGTCATGTATGACATACCCCATGGACTTGCAAATGCAATGTTCCTATCGGCAGT
Coding sequences within it:
- a CDS encoding iron-containing alcohol dehydrogenase family protein encodes the protein MKTFKHHMPTKVIFGRKTFLKLKDECESAKLDTSKIAVICGKSALHHGYADFVKKQFENVEIFDDVMSDPSVELAKELTEKVKDFNPSLIVAIGGGSAIDLAKVISGLLNNEGDVEEFIGVPECFKNPAVPLVAVPTTSGSGSEVTPYAVLTNKKEWKKAPLISSYLFPVIAIDDPELTVTMPSHVTANTGIDALTHCMEALVSKRATPISKLYSLEGIKLITKYLPRAFGNPRDIEAREKVMLGSMFGGMAITDAGAGLVHTLAHILGVMYDIPHGLANAMFLSAVLEFYGLSAKDELLSIGRAMEIESSNIYEIVEKIKEFLRFFGKPETLKPLGVSEDDISSFVSLAMAKKFLMTNLPRIPSEKDIRTILEKLLKNS